The Coccidioides posadasii str. Silveira chromosome 2, complete sequence genomic interval GGATAAGCAGCGAGAGAAACACCGTCAAGAATCTCTAAACGCTGCCACAACCCATAACCCCCTGAAACGCCCCGCCCCATCATCCTCTTCAAACAACGACACAGCGCCATGGAGCAAGACTCTCGAAAAGAAATCCGACAAAGAAAAACGGCGCGAACGCAAACGcgcaaagaaagagagagaacattGGGAGAAGATGacggaagaagagaaaaccAAATCTCGCGAGACACGCCAGATGCTTGAAGAGCTCCGGAAAAAGAACCGGCAAGAGCTCAACGCAAAATCCCACACTTCTTCTAGCGTTCTTTCAAAGCCGCAAGAAGCGGAGCTCGATGGCGAGTCGGAGTTCGAGGGCTTCGACTAAAGTATTGTAAACAATTATAAATGTAGCTGTCTCAGATTCAATAATTACATGCCTAAGTTACCTCAATTGCTCGTCTATCTATGTAGTATTCTCCAGTCCCATTATCGCCATCTTCCACAAATAGTCAAAGCCATTAAGCAACACTCGTAACATCAAGACACCGCCCCGAATCTGCGAAGCAAAAGGTAGCTTCtccgggaaaaaaaaaaaaaaaaaaaaagaaaagggggggggaaagaaaGCCCAACGGATGGAACTTTCCGTCATCATAATTATAAAATATCATATCCCTCACTTGGTAGTCCTTGAGCTGGCATTGTGGATCGGTTctctctttcaatatttcctttcttctttggtttTTTTCCCCCGCGATGCACTTTCATGGCGATAAATTCTGGAGATTTTGGTGGGATCcggaaagagaagaaggtaTTGAGCCCCCTGGGTCGTGGAGTTGTCCGAAGGAGCTAAATCAAAGACCGCTGATAATTTTGAGCATCTAACAAACTTGCCTCGCGTGATATTACGGCGATAATGTGAACATTACCCTAATATGAACCGACTTTGACGAATAGCACAGAAATCACTTTTCGAATCAAATCATTTGACAACATGGGCTTCGCACTACTTACATCTTGGGCTCCTGTCTTTTAAGAATACGAAATTATGAAAATATTAAACAACGACAAAAACGACGGAACCGAGAAAGAAAacaatgaaaagaaaataactAAAAGGAAAAGGCCCATGCCGCTCCGGGAGGCTACTCCAACCCAAAGGAGGCATACCACGAAAATACCCAGTCCCGAAGGAGGGCATTCACTAGAGGAAATACCGGGGCGAAAAAAAGACTATATACAGGAAAGAAAATCCCCTTTCGGCTCCGCAAACCGGGCGGACGCAACTACAAACGCACCAAGCCGAAAGGCGGGCGTTTGCAGAGACGTCGGAGATAcaggaaagaaaataaatatgtatgataaaaataaaaagacaGGAGCCCacctaaaaaaaaaaaaaaaaaaaaaaaaaagaaaaagaagcgaagaagaggaaacaCCCCCAAATCATTTGCCCGTCTTAAGCGACGAGCGCACCTCGCAACGGGCCGAATTCACGACCGAACAGCCCGGAGCCCGCGGCTTCCCCACGACCACCACCAGAGATGGGGCTGTAAGGGTTGGCCGCAGGCCAACGAAGCACAAAGGTGTCTGCCGGCACCGTAGTCTTTGCGGGCGGTGCCGCCTCCTCCTCGACGTCTTCCTCATCACTGGAAAACAAGTTGTAGTCTAACTTGTATGTTCCAGTGGTGTTTGTGATGACGGGAGGGGCCGACACACGGGTTGGAGGTCTTCCCAGAGCGTGCGAGAGGGCGTCTGCAGAACCGTGGCTCGCTGGTGCCGCACCAGGCGAGGGGGCGGTCTGTTCCGCAGCGTGGACCTCACGCGAGAGGCGGCTAGGAGTAATTGGCGCGCGGGAAGGTGTCATATCGGCAATGGCCATGGTACGTTGAAGCCTAAGCTTCGACGGGGTGTCTTGAGGGCTCACGTCAAATCGGACACGCTTCCGTTCTCGAAGGATGCCTCTGGGGGGAAGGGGTTTGGGGGGCTTTGTCTGAGGAggttcctcttcctcttcttcgcttTCTGAGCTATAGCAGAAGTACTTGAGATCCATGCCATAGCTAACACCCGGGGGATTTGGAATCACGTCTGGTGAAGGAGATcgctttctctttttgggTTTAACGACTGGAGCTGCCGCATCCTTGTCCCTTTTTGCAGCAGGCAGAAGAGAATGGGAAACTTGCGGCTTATCGCCAAACGGTACTTCAACTTTCCGGGCACCGAAAACCAGGCTGCGATCCCGTGGTCGTGAAACAAGAGAAGAGCTTAGATCGCGAGGCAGACTTTTCGGTTTAGGGCGACTTGCTTCCGTTAGCTCGATTGACTTGATTGGCTCCATCGGCTTGGGTGGCTCGGCTGGTTCTTGACCGGTATGGGTTGAACCCTCAGTGGTTACAGCGTCAGAGATCGGGGAACCAGCGGTCATAACAGGTTCAACATCAGGAGCCGACAACTCCGTAATGACAGCGTCAGAAACGTGGGGGACAGAGTTCGAAACGGGTTCGGCATTGGAAACAGGTGTTTCTGCACTAGGAGCGGGTTCAGTGAGGGTGGGCGGCAGTGCGGGTGTGGGAGTCGTCGGTTCCtgattctcttgttctccGAAAGATGACATAAGTCTTTGGATGGAGCGTGGAACAGAACTTAGCAAGCCTCGAATGCCCCATCCTCTCGAGGGTGTGGATGGAGCTGGTTGGGCTTCAGTCGAAGACTCGGTTTTCGAATTATTGTCATTGGCGATGCTCGACGGATGGCGGTGGACTTTAACAAATCGGTGTGGCGACTCGGGGGATTCGTTTCCGTCAGCTGGCTGGGGATCGGTGAATAATGGAACACCAATGCAGGTCTTCTTTTGAGCCATTCTGCGAGATCGACGCTGGGCAATTGGAATAATTTTACGATCTCTGTGACAAGCTAAAGTCGCAGCTCTGAGTTCACGACGCTTAGATGAAGGGAGTTCGGTGTCTTCTTCGGGTGTTTCTTCCGTCCTAGATCGCTTGCGATTCATAGGAATCACTGATTCTGGTTGAGTCAGCGTCTTGTTTGGCATATATTCGCGAACTTTAGATTGCAACCAAGGAAAGTGGCCATTGGGACATTGCAAAATGGCAGAACAACAGTGACACGTGCGATCAGAGCCCTTGGTGGTCACCGAAGGCGTTTCGGGAAAAGGGGATGCACCCATTGGCGGAGCAGATTCCATTGGAGGTGTCTGAGTGGCGATGGATGCGGTTGTAGACCAAGTGGCAGGCTCCATGGGAGACGTCTGGGTGGCCACGGAATTTGTCTTGGGTGGAGAGTCAAGTGCCATTGGATCGCCGGATGGGTTAGAACGCGAAGGAATACGTGAACCGATGGCTCGTATCCCAGTGGTGACACCAGGTTTCACGGGCCGAGGTGGAGAAGTTGGAACAGCTTGTGGGGAATTTGCAGCCTGTGCTTCTCTACCGCTGCTTCTGCGTGCATTAGAGCGCGACGCAAGCTCATGTTGAATAAGACTTGCAGGGGCACCGAGATGCGTTTGAGCTTGGGCAAGAACAGCAAACCGCAGAAGAGGAGTTGGACCACCATGTCTAACAAGTGGGCGTGGTTGAGGCGGCCCTTCAGCAAAGATAACAACTGGAGTCGGCCGGCGAACAGTTGCATGACACGAAGAACTATGTGGTCTTTCGACAGAGGCAACAGTCGGAGCCGCTTGGCGGAAAGTTGGTTGACTGATGGATTGACGTGATCCTTCGGCAGCGACAGCAGCTGGAGTTGGCTCACAAGGAGGTGTCGGCTGACTGGTAGGCTGGGGCTGTTCCTGGGGGGTGGCAGGAGAACATGAAGCAGCAGGGTCGCCAGAATCTGGTTCATGACGAGAACTCTGCGAAGGGCACTGAGACAACTTGTTTGGCTCATGCATGTGTACCAAGGGAGGGTTTACTAAATCAACTTTCGACTGCAAGCCTGGCTGCTGACCACGAACCGGACGAGAGTTCGCTGAAATAGCCTGGAATGGCACGCTTGGCTCCTGAGTTGAGACTTGAAAAGAAGCAGCCGTGGTGTCTGGGGCAGTCTTTGAAGTATGCTGACGAAGCTCTGAAGATAATTGAGAATCCGGGTCCAATTGCTGAACACCGGCTTGAGAAGAAGGCTTGATGCCTCGGCCAGTCGAATTAAAATGGGTATCATGAGTACCAGCCTGACCGACTGAAGAACGAAATTTGACTTGAGCTTTCTGTGAACTCAAGCTTGAAATAATAGATGGCGAACCATGGTCCTTGAACGGGGGGATTTGGGCATGAGGTTTCAAAACTTTAGCTCCCGGGACAGCATATTGCTCCCTGGCTGGAGTAACGATATTTGGGCTAGCCACACCCAAAACTCGACGTGGAGGATTATCCAAAGAAGTACCAGCGCGTCTAGCAGACGGCGCTCCAGACGGATGCACTGGCAAAGCAAGACTCGCGTTTTGAGAACGCCCAATGTTAATAActtgagaagaaaaaatatgTTGCTCACTTTTGGTAGATGCAGCAGTAGGCTCGCTTGCAGGCGACTGGGTAGTCGCTGGGGGTTTCGAAGCTAGCTGACCAGTCGGTTCGTTAACATCGTTTTCAGCGTTTGCAACCggttcttcttttttggagCTTGCGGATTTGGTCGCGCGTGCGGTTTTCTTGGTGCCACGCTTGTTGATAGCATTGGTGGTAGACTTTGTGGTGTTTTTGGTGACGCGAGTCGGCGGGCTTTCACCACGAGCAGAAGCAGTAATTGGTGCATTCGCAGCCCCCGCAGTATTGGCAGTAGAACGCGTGATTCTGCGTTTGCGAGGAATGTCCTCGAGGGATTTGAAGCCGCCTGGAGAAATTGGCTGAGAGCGAGTTCGAGCCATTGCGATGGACGATAAATTATCCGAAGATTGCTCAAAACAAAGAAGTCTAGGCAAAAGCCGACAGGCCCTGGactatcagaagaaaagacgCTTAATAGCGCTATTGAAAAAGTGTTGTGATTCTGTATTTGGGACGAGTCAACACACAGCGGGCAGAGCAACACAGGTCGTCGACGACATACAAGAGATGGAATACACCACCAGAGAGCACAACAAAGTTTAACAGGGAAGCTTGAAAAGCTAGATGTCAAACACTGAGAGCGTCTTAAGCAGAGTATGCTAGACGGATAAGGAAGAGACAAATGTCAACCTGCGTCTTCCAAGCGTTGCTTGAGGGGATGAAGCGTACCTTGTTTACAGACACTGGACGAGCTGTTGATACTGGACGAAGGACAGCGGTGTGTGCGGAGTCTTCAACAAAGAATCAGACAAGTATCTTTTTCGACGACGAGGAGATCTGTAAGTGGTAGCTAGAGCAGACGAGACACCGTGAGGACTGTTGAGTCGTGAAGCTGGAGTGCGGTGGGTGAAGGACAAGAggggggaggagaggagggCGACGAGGAGAGCGAGATACTTATGCAAGCGCTGGCAGCATCGGGGCAACCGTTTGTTATGGCAGCTGCGGACCAAACATTGCCCGATCGGGAAGCAGTCGTCTCGTTGCCCTAGGCTGAGTTGAAAACAGAAGGAACTCGCCGGTTGCTGCGACCGTGCTTTCCTGAGACGCAAAACTTTGGGGCCGGCAGAATGAAGGCGGTGGGCCCTAACAAAACGGAAAATTACGGCCGCCGGGTCAGGAAGATCAGTTTCTCCGTCACCGAAACACCTGGCTGCGACCTCGACCAGTGCGGGACGATCAACGCTCCGGCGCTTGTCTTATCCACTGTCGAGGAGGTTGGATGACAGGCAAGCGGTCTGTCCGGTACCAATTTCAGGGTGGGAAGCGGTGTGAAGCTGAGTCTATATCGTCTCACGGAGAGTTTAACTAAAGCTGCGGAGTGTACGGAGTCCATACATCCCGGTAATCGCCATCTTGTACTCTTCCGGTCCCTCCATCCCTACCGTCGCAACTGCGCCTTTGAACATCCAATCGATAAAGTCCACGTAGTGCCACCGAACCGACATCTGTTCCTTAGAGCTCCAAGAGAGGGGTAATCTGATGACTCCCGAACAACTTGTCTTATGCGCAGTTTTTTTGAGTGAGATAAGCTTTTGGATTTCGCATGGTTGATGGCGTATAATTGGCCGGTATTTCGAATCCGAGAGGCGGAAAGGGGAACTTGTGCTATCTATTACTTTCCTCTTTTCAGATACTCCATCAGATGTAAACCATACACACAGAAGTGAAGGGTGCACCATGCGCTGGCACGATCTCCTCAATTAGTTATACACACATATCAATCCTCCGGGTACATATGGCTTGCACGCATACCCTACGCTATACATATTCTTGTAGCAGTTATTTGACTCTCCCTAGCTAGTTGCCTCTCTCCTCATCCTTTTCAGTTTTCAAGCGAAACCTGAAGCCTTGATATCTGAGCGAAACAAAGTAGCACACATTTCTAACCGTCGACTCCACCGAATACCACATCCACCACGtcaaaaaaataagaaaggTTAACGGCAATGCAACCGCAAAGAAGAGCCCGATATCACCAGACGTCTGAAGGGGGCCCGACATCGAAAAGAAGGACATGCTGAAAAAACCAGAAACGGCAGTAGTCGGCAGGAAAAGCATCGTCATCACGGCAATGATCTTCATCGATGCACTGTCTTCTTTCGTGTCGCGAGCAATGCTTGTGCTGGTCTCGCTATCCTGTTGTGTCACTAGGTTGAAGACAAGATTCATCGCAATGTCCTTCCTGGACTTTAGGCTTTGTAGCCAGCGTTTCTGTGCCTCGATTGAATCGATGAGATACGCCAGTGCGTCACCGACATTGCTTTTATGAAAAATGTTCGGTGAAATTTTAGAAGTCCGCTGCCGGGCTTTGGCCATGTGGGTGGATATCATGCCAGCCATCTCAGTACTTGCGAAAAGCGAATCTGCATCTTGGGAGATCAAGTGTAGCTGGTTCGTCATTTCCTGAAGATTGCTTTTATCGAATGGTTCCTTTGCATATTCACCGACAATGTCGAGCTGGTCGTAAAGCCTGTGGCGGAGTTTCGTTATGATTTCCTTTCCATCTGTAAGCGATTCATGGCAAAGGATACTTTGCAGTAGAAATGGATCGCTGATCTGTCCGGCAGCGGCGGCGAGACCATCGTCATCAGCGAAGTAATCATTGAGTCTCGTCTTCGTTCGTTCTACATACTCCTCTCCTTCCCCACTAACAATGATATATGTAGTGCATGCTTCGGCAAAATCGTATCCCATATAAACCGAACATGGCTGCTGTCTAGCGTGAATATTATAGCGAGGATGCTGCCAAGTAGCCTCTGAGAAATGTAAGAGATCAATAAAGCTTACTCCCCATGCTTGAGGATAATGGTTAGCGTAAAGACGTACCTATTCGAACAACTCTTTTATCATTCCTAAGTGGGATAAATAAAGGTGCCCAGTAGTCAGGTTCCCCAAGCATGAATGGCAGGAAATGTGGGAAAACCCTGAATGCCGTGAGCAAGCTTTTTGTAGTAGGCTTCGACAGCGACAGCTGGTATCCAAAACTAGTGTCTGGGTGCCGGCGGAGATTGCAAAATCTGCAGCGTTCAATTTTCCAAAGTCAGTGTTCTTTCCAGATCTTTGCGCATTATCCTTGACTTACAGCACCCGGAGGTTCAAGCCTTGAGGCGTGCTTTTGTCTTGACCATCGAGGAAAGGCTTTAATAACCCGTCAGCCGAAGTCTTGAATTAAAACTCGAGCGCTATACCTTTATATATGTCATAATCTTTTCATCATTCCAGCCGTACTTCCAAGATCTTCTCCCGGTCTCGTAAATCTCAAGCACGTCACAGCTGCTTTCGCATGCGAAATTGGCTTCATTCGCGAGAAGACCTTGGCAAAGGGATAGGTTGTCCAACGATGGAGTTAAAAACTCAGCCTGCGCAGGGTATGACGTCCTATCTAATGAAGCTATCACTACTGGCTGATAGCTTCGAGCTATCCGCGGCACTGTAGATTTGGGTGCCGGGCGGTATTTTTTCGTGCGTTGGTAGCGCCAGGAGAGGTGTCTTCTGGTATGCGAGGCATCCATACCTTCGAACAGCATTCGAGAGTCGGCCTAACTTGTGGGATACTTGGACGATTGTCGTCTCAGAATAGGAAGAGAATCAGCAACATGGTAGCATTTTCATCTCATTTAAACCGTTATCTGCCATCTGCGGCCCCTCACAAGTCTCGCAACGATCCGT includes:
- a CDS encoding uncharacterized protein (EggNog:ENOG410PXY6) gives rise to the protein MARTRSQPISPGGFKSLEDIPRKRRITRSTANTAGAANAPITASARGESPPTRVTKNTTKSTTNAINKRGTKKTARATKSASSKKEEPVANAENDVNEPTGQLASKPPATTQSPASEPTAASTKSEQHIFSSQVINIGRSQNASLALPVHPSGAPSARRAGTSLDNPPRRVLGVASPNIVTPAREQYAVPGAKVLKPHAQIPPFKDHGSPSIISSLSSQKAQVKFRSSVGQAGTHDTHFNSTGRGIKPSSQAGVQQLDPDSQLSSELRQHTSKTAPDTTAASFQVSTQEPSVPFQAISANSRPVRGQQPGLQSKVDLVNPPLVHMHEPNKLSQCPSQSSRHEPDSGDPAASCSPATPQEQPQPTSQPTPPCEPTPAAVAAEGSRQSISQPTFRQAAPTVASVERPHSSSCHATVRRPTPVVIFAEGPPQPRPLVRHGGPTPLLRFAVLAQAQTHLGAPASLIQHELASRSNARRSSGREAQAANSPQAVPTSPPRPVKPGVTTGIRAIGSRIPSRSNPSGDPMALDSPPKTNSVATQTSPMEPATWSTTASIATQTPPMESAPPMGASPFPETPSVTTKGSDRTCHCCSAILQCPNGHFPWLQSKVREYMPNKTLTQPESVIPMNRKRSRTEETPEEDTELPSSKRRELRAATLACHRDRKIIPIAQRRSRRMAQKKTCIGVPLFTDPQPADGNESPESPHRFVKVHRHPSSIANDNNSKTESSTEAQPAPSTPSRGWGIRGLLSSVPRSIQRLMSSFGEQENQEPTTPTPALPPTLTEPAPSAETPVSNAEPVSNSVPHVSDAVITELSAPDVEPVMTAGSPISDAVTTEGSTHTGQEPAEPPKPMEPIKSIELTEASRPKPKSLPRDLSSSLVSRPRDRSLVFGARKVEVPFGDKPQVSHSLLPAAKRDKDAAAPVVKPKKRKRSPSPDVIPNPPGVSYGMDLKYFCYSSESEEEEEEPPQTKPPKPLPPRGILRERKRVRFDVSPQDTPSKLRLQRTMAIADMTPSRAPITPSRLSREVHAAEQTAPSPGAAPASHGSADALSHALGRPPTRVSAPPVITNTTGTYKLDYNLFSSDEEDVEEEAAPPAKTTVPADTFVLRWPAANPYSPISGGGRGEAAGSGLFGREFGPLRVNALLRDWVFSWYASFGLE
- a CDS encoding uncharacterized protein (EggNog:ENOG410PSZU~TransMembrane:2 (o418-441i453-474o)); the protein is MDASHTRRHLSWRYQRTKKYRPAPKSTVPRIARSYQPVVIASLDRTSYPAQAEFLTPSLDNLSLCQGLLANEANFACESSCDVLEIYETGRRSWKYGWNDEKIMTYIKPFLDGQDKSTPQGLNLRVLFCNLRRHPDTSFGYQLSLSKPTTKSLLTAFRVFPHFLPFMLGEPDYWAPLFIPLRNDKRVVRIEATWQHPRYNIHARQQPCSVYMGYDFAEACTTYIIVSGEGEEYVERTKTRLNDYFADDDGLAAAAGQISDPFLLQSILCHESLTDGKEIITKLRHRLYDQLDIVGEYAKEPFDKSNLQEMTNQLHLISQDADSLFASTEMAGMISTHMAKARQRTSKISPNIFHKSNVGDALAYLIDSIEAQKRWLQSLKSRKDIAMNLVFNLVTQQDSETSTSIARDTKEDSASMKIIAVMTMLFLPTTAVSGFFSMSFFSMSGPLQTSGDIGLFFAVALPLTFLIFLTWWMWYSVESTVRNVCYFVSLRYQGFRFRLKTEKDEERGN